One window from the genome of Gimesia aquarii encodes:
- the folK gene encoding 2-amino-4-hydroxy-6-hydroxymethyldihydropteridine diphosphokinase, producing the protein MNQVFLALGSNIRPEFYLPRAVRLLSGYGVILKRSSVWQSSPVGDENQADFLNAAVLMETPLEASKLRLDVIAGIEQQLDRVRDPDNKNGPRTIDIDLVLFNEEQLEIGHRIIPDPEILERAFLAAPLAELAPQYVVPGVNKTLEQIANELTSTDENPLMCFSDVQI; encoded by the coding sequence ATGAATCAGGTCTTTCTGGCATTAGGCAGTAATATTCGCCCGGAATTCTATCTTCCCCGAGCAGTCAGATTATTAAGTGGCTATGGTGTCATTCTTAAAAGATCATCCGTTTGGCAAAGTAGTCCTGTCGGAGACGAGAATCAGGCTGATTTTTTGAATGCAGCAGTTCTGATGGAGACCCCGTTAGAAGCATCTAAGTTACGATTGGATGTCATTGCCGGGATCGAACAGCAGCTGGATCGGGTCCGCGATCCTGATAATAAAAACGGACCCAGAACGATTGATATCGATCTGGTCTTATTTAATGAAGAGCAGTTGGAAATCGGGCACCGAATCATACCCGATCCGGAAATACTTGAGCGAGCATTTTTGGCCGCTCCTTTAGCGGAACTTGCTCCCCAATATGTGGTTCCTGGTGTAAACAAGACACTGGAGCAAATCGCGAACGAATTAACATCTACTGATGAGAATCCGTTAATGTGTTTTAGTGATGTGCAAATTTAA
- the folB gene encoding dihydroneopterin aldolase — protein sequence MPDQINISDLLLRAIIGINDEERNKKQDVLINLTLHVDLNEAGKSDDICDAVNYRTITKEIINLVENSQFELVEKMAAEVAKLCLKDERVLRATVRIEKPGALRFARSVGVTIERTREDLFGV from the coding sequence ATGCCTGATCAAATCAACATTTCTGATTTATTGTTACGAGCCATTATTGGCATCAATGATGAAGAAAGAAACAAAAAACAAGACGTCCTGATCAATTTAACTTTGCATGTGGACTTAAATGAGGCTGGTAAGTCAGATGATATTTGTGATGCAGTCAACTATCGGACGATTACTAAAGAAATTATCAATTTAGTCGAAAACTCACAGTTTGAACTTGTAGAAAAAATGGCTGCAGAAGTTGCCAAACTATGCTTAAAAGATGAACGAGTACTACGGGCAACGGTCAGAATTGAAAAGCCTGGGGCTTTGCGTTTTGCTCGTTCAGTAGGTGTGACGATCGAGAGAACCCGCGAGGATCTTTTCGGAGTCTGA
- a CDS encoding polysaccharide pyruvyl transferase family protein, giving the protein MNNQQQNLSRRSWLKQSINHSLGLAGGLCSGMLIQTQSFSQSTSKPVKTPTILLRSGWQTVNIGDIGHTPGILKLLELYAPKFQVILWPNSVDRGVEPMLKKRFPHLKIVKGRLQRDGKLNSESLRQAFQNADFFLHGSGPSVVSQRELAFWKKMTRKPYGIYGVTISKVNKELHSLLSEAAFIFTRETQSLKNLTAAKVTSSHQDFAPDATFAIDLTNDQKTLAFQKKNQLQKGKYLCAVPRLRLTPYHKIHKSIRWSKEKVREVEMVNQKYQESDHAKLRAAIQEWVRLTGQKVVVCPEMTYQTSIIRPLVIDRLPSDVKSMVVAHDDYWLPDEAGSLYRDAAAVVSMECHSPIIACAHGTPGLYIRQPTDTIKGQMWYDIGLKDWTFEIDEVNQKQIAKKVTNVYRNYEQSLGHLESVMQSIQDRQKNTMQVVENAISNSYSS; this is encoded by the coding sequence ATGAACAATCAGCAGCAAAATCTCTCGCGTCGTAGTTGGTTAAAACAGTCTATCAATCACTCATTAGGTCTGGCAGGGGGACTTTGCAGTGGTATGCTCATACAAACGCAATCGTTCTCACAATCGACATCGAAACCGGTTAAAACTCCGACTATTTTACTGCGGTCTGGCTGGCAAACGGTGAATATTGGAGATATTGGTCATACTCCCGGAATCTTGAAATTACTCGAATTATATGCGCCCAAGTTTCAGGTCATTCTGTGGCCTAATAGTGTCGATCGGGGGGTCGAACCAATGTTAAAAAAACGGTTTCCCCACCTCAAAATCGTAAAAGGCCGCCTTCAACGCGATGGAAAACTGAACTCAGAGTCTCTCCGGCAAGCATTTCAGAATGCAGATTTTTTTCTCCATGGTTCCGGCCCAAGTGTTGTTTCGCAAAGAGAATTAGCATTCTGGAAAAAAATGACGAGGAAACCCTATGGAATCTATGGGGTCACAATCTCTAAAGTTAATAAAGAGTTACACAGCCTCTTGTCAGAAGCTGCCTTTATCTTCACGCGCGAAACACAATCCCTTAAAAATCTAACTGCAGCCAAAGTAACATCCTCACATCAGGACTTTGCTCCCGATGCGACGTTCGCCATTGATTTAACTAATGATCAGAAAACGTTGGCGTTTCAGAAAAAAAATCAACTGCAAAAAGGGAAATATCTCTGTGCCGTCCCGCGACTCAGATTGACTCCTTATCATAAAATTCATAAATCAATTCGCTGGTCAAAAGAAAAAGTCCGAGAAGTGGAGATGGTGAACCAAAAATACCAGGAATCCGACCACGCGAAGCTACGGGCAGCAATTCAGGAATGGGTACGTCTAACAGGCCAAAAAGTAGTCGTTTGTCCTGAAATGACCTATCAAACTTCAATAATTCGTCCACTCGTGATTGATCGGCTTCCTTCAGATGTCAAATCAATGGTTGTTGCCCACGATGATTATTGGCTCCCAGACGAAGCAGGTTCACTTTATCGCGATGCAGCCGCTGTTGTGAGTATGGAATGTCACTCGCCTATTATCGCCTGTGCACATGGAACTCCCGGTTTATATATTAGACAACCAACAGACACCATAAAGGGGCAAATGTGGTACGATATCGGGCTCAAAGATTGGACTTTTGAAATTGACGAAGTGAATCAAAAGCAAATCGCCAAAAAAGTTACCAATGTCTACCGCAACTATGAGCAGTCGCTCGGGCATTTGGAATCAGTGATGCAATCGATTCAAGACCGCCAGAAAAATACGATGCAAGTTGTGGAAAACGCTATCAGCAATAGTTATTCTTCCTGA
- a CDS encoding SDR family oxidoreductase produces MDLKGKVAVITGAAVRIGRSMALTLAESGADICIHYGSSKQEAEQTCQEIQRTGRNAYTVSADLANSKKAATEIIDAVISKFGKVDILINSASVFENKTLLDSSEHDWDSHLNINLKAPYFLSQKFAKAIHSGQRGHIINLVDWRARRAGVGHLPYRISKAGLVTLTECLALELAPEIQVNAIAPGAILPPPDQDASYLEKRAQQIPLRRAGNPDDICQALLYLLESDFVTGEVLTVTGGEQL; encoded by the coding sequence TTGGATTTGAAAGGAAAAGTAGCTGTCATCACCGGTGCAGCAGTACGCATTGGACGTAGTATGGCTTTAACTCTGGCTGAATCAGGTGCTGATATATGTATCCATTATGGATCTTCAAAACAGGAAGCAGAGCAAACATGCCAGGAAATTCAACGCACCGGAAGAAATGCGTATACGGTATCAGCAGATTTGGCTAATTCGAAGAAAGCAGCCACTGAAATTATCGATGCGGTTATTAGCAAGTTTGGTAAGGTCGATATTCTCATTAATAGTGCATCCGTTTTTGAAAATAAGACTTTGCTAGACTCTTCTGAGCATGATTGGGACTCCCACCTCAATATTAATTTAAAGGCTCCCTATTTTTTGAGTCAGAAGTTCGCAAAAGCGATTCACTCGGGTCAAAGAGGGCACATTATCAATTTGGTTGACTGGAGAGCTCGAAGAGCAGGAGTCGGTCACTTACCATATCGAATTTCCAAGGCTGGGTTAGTGACGTTAACGGAATGTCTTGCACTTGAGCTGGCTCCCGAAATTCAGGTGAATGCTATAGCTCCTGGTGCTATCCTCCCACCGCCCGATCAGGATGCCTCTTATCTCGAAAAACGAGCACAACAGATCCCACTCAGACGTGCAGGGAACCCTGACGATATTTGTCAGGCCCTGCTCTATCTGCTTGAATCAGACTTTGTGACAGGGGAAGTTTTAACGGTCACAGGTGGCGAACAACTCTAA
- a CDS encoding response regulator, giving the protein MSLIPATHTTETLTKRFSNPVINSVVDVFKYFVGTTAELAKIVPVHEAPRFEKSSAIEVNGPGKGIVVINVPTELVSKAVSLLIDESLADDEHVLTDFVCELSNMIAGQAKKAVDHMGFLLGHPTVIETESINTLYPPEAGSQCGIFNTGIGPIIVHFGFVGQLGEIVDYDEEQVDKKRILIIDSDEMDRALFEGLLHERYTVESAASVEEAFMDAALNTPDLILLDIDSPDGNHAESVKYIKQSPLTSDVEVLVMTANRSTTSIIQSFNHGANDYILKSDFTKQILVGKIERAFGRTPVVKEEVASVN; this is encoded by the coding sequence ATGTCTTTAATTCCAGCTACTCATACGACCGAAACATTAACAAAACGGTTTTCCAATCCGGTGATTAACTCCGTAGTTGATGTTTTTAAATATTTTGTGGGCACGACTGCCGAATTAGCCAAAATAGTCCCTGTGCATGAAGCGCCACGCTTTGAAAAAAGCTCAGCCATTGAAGTTAATGGCCCTGGGAAAGGGATTGTGGTTATCAATGTTCCTACCGAATTAGTTTCAAAAGCAGTCTCCCTACTCATAGACGAATCTTTGGCTGATGATGAACACGTTTTAACCGATTTTGTCTGTGAATTGTCGAATATGATCGCAGGTCAGGCCAAAAAGGCAGTCGACCACATGGGTTTTCTATTAGGTCACCCAACAGTGATTGAAACAGAGTCCATAAACACCTTATATCCACCGGAAGCTGGTTCACAATGTGGTATTTTTAATACTGGTATTGGTCCCATTATTGTTCATTTTGGCTTTGTGGGACAGCTGGGTGAAATTGTCGATTATGATGAAGAGCAGGTCGATAAAAAGCGTATCCTGATTATTGATTCTGATGAGATGGATCGTGCACTTTTTGAGGGCCTGCTACACGAACGTTACACTGTCGAAAGTGCCGCTTCAGTTGAAGAAGCTTTCATGGACGCGGCTCTGAATACTCCCGACCTGATTCTACTCGATATTGATTCACCTGATGGAAATCATGCAGAATCGGTAAAATATATTAAGCAGTCACCTTTAACTAGTGATGTTGAAGTACTGGTTATGACAGCAAATCGTTCTACGACATCCATTATTCAGTCATTCAACCATGGAGCCAATGATTACATTCTCAAGTCGGACTTCACAAAACAGATTTTAGTTGGCAAAATAGAACGTGCTTTCGGGAGAACACCGGTTGTGAAAGAAGAAGTGGCTTCTGTCAACTAG
- a CDS encoding SGNH/GDSL hydrolase family protein gives MKSRHPFFPFFFNTALLLILISPEYEVYASSIETGKSEWEGRQDVWHGFKRFHFQLDNRKCYVVVPTQTAFRKPWVWRARFPDFHYEMDVELLKQGFHIAYIDVANLFGSPQAIEYGNKFYQYLTKQHGFQQKVALEGVSRGGLFIYNWAVVNPEKVSCIYADTPVCDFKSWPGGRGKSDGSKASWEACLKAYGLTEAEALLYKNNPIDQIQSIAKARIPVLHIVSENDQVVPPDENTYLMFSRIPESDRKHNFKVLSVKTGTKKSKGHHFQHPYPNRVVSFIVKNTVYEGGSINEKTTRTLKQIKEINQTIPPIKYMPNPRRLKYLKQTRHKITRGGNLRVVMLGDSIVNDTSRSQWHLLIEEKYPACKITKITSVRGSTGCWWYQENQRVQLYVTEHNPDLVIIGGISHRNDIDAIQSVVRQIREQSNAEILLTTGAFGRVDPHNDQQWQLSIDQEKTLYRYQLQQLAQNQNCGFLDLRAHWGQYIRNSDKKVNWFQRDPVHANDKGEQILGNILARYLAP, from the coding sequence ATGAAATCACGACATCCATTTTTTCCATTTTTTTTCAATACTGCTTTGCTTCTGATTTTGATCTCCCCAGAATATGAAGTATATGCCTCCTCAATAGAGACAGGGAAATCTGAATGGGAAGGTCGACAAGATGTTTGGCATGGTTTCAAACGGTTTCATTTTCAGCTAGACAACCGTAAATGTTATGTCGTAGTCCCAACTCAAACTGCTTTTCGAAAGCCCTGGGTCTGGCGTGCTCGTTTTCCGGATTTTCATTATGAAATGGATGTGGAATTATTGAAACAAGGTTTTCACATTGCCTATATCGATGTTGCCAATCTGTTTGGGTCACCACAGGCAATCGAGTATGGGAACAAATTTTACCAATACTTAACGAAGCAACATGGGTTTCAACAGAAGGTCGCATTGGAAGGTGTAAGCCGTGGAGGTTTGTTTATTTATAATTGGGCCGTGGTGAATCCAGAAAAGGTAAGCTGTATCTATGCTGACACACCTGTTTGTGATTTCAAAAGTTGGCCCGGTGGAAGAGGAAAAAGTGACGGCTCAAAAGCGAGTTGGGAAGCTTGTCTTAAAGCCTACGGTCTGACTGAAGCAGAAGCCTTGTTATATAAAAATAACCCGATAGACCAAATCCAATCTATTGCTAAGGCACGCATCCCAGTTCTACATATTGTTTCAGAGAATGATCAAGTTGTGCCTCCCGATGAAAACACTTATCTAATGTTTAGCCGAATTCCAGAAAGTGATCGAAAGCATAACTTTAAAGTCCTCTCGGTCAAAACAGGAACTAAAAAATCGAAAGGACATCACTTTCAACATCCTTATCCAAATCGCGTTGTTTCGTTTATTGTTAAAAATACGGTGTATGAAGGGGGAAGCATCAATGAGAAAACAACTCGCACCTTAAAGCAGATCAAGGAAATCAATCAAACGATTCCACCGATCAAATATATGCCGAATCCCAGACGCCTGAAATACCTCAAACAAACCCGTCATAAAATTACGAGGGGCGGAAATCTTCGTGTTGTGATGTTGGGAGATAGCATCGTAAACGATACTTCACGCTCCCAGTGGCATCTTCTAATTGAAGAAAAATACCCTGCATGCAAGATTACCAAAATCACATCAGTTCGTGGTTCTACTGGATGCTGGTGGTATCAAGAAAATCAACGTGTTCAACTTTATGTGACGGAGCACAATCCAGACCTTGTTATTATTGGAGGAATTAGCCACCGAAATGATATTGATGCGATCCAGAGTGTTGTTCGACAAATCAGAGAGCAATCAAACGCAGAGATCTTATTAACGACAGGTGCCTTTGGGAGAGTTGACCCTCATAATGATCAACAATGGCAACTAAGTATTGATCAAGAGAAGACTCTGTATCGATATCAACTTCAACAGCTTGCACAAAATCAAAACTGCGGTTTTCTGGATCTCCGCGCACATTGGGGGCAATATATCAGAAACTCTGATAAAAAAGTGAACTGGTTTCAGCGTGATCCCGTCCACGCAAATGACAAAGGGGAACAAATTCTAGGCAACATTCTGGCACGATATCTGGCGCCTTAA
- a CDS encoding DUF1559 domain-containing protein: MNFPKKLASRSNRGFTLIELLVVIAIIAILIALLLPAVQQAREAARRSTCKNSLKQIGLALHNYHNAHKTYPPGYIARGVTLTDRSDTETGSGFAWGVMLLPFLDQAPLYNQLDLNLDCTDSPNIDLADEALPIFRCASDPNQGVFSVSDGSVNYQLSSANYVGIFGYGNLTMAPGNPTEKGILYRNSNVKVRDLTDGASNTIVVGERSYQHQFVGASSTIQADSTWYAAIPGVMRPAGMAMASMMEGQASLILGHVGQGGTMIMHHPPNTTNHIANFSSKHEGGAHFLLGDGRVRFLSENMNYETFKNLGTIADGNVLGEF; the protein is encoded by the coding sequence ATGAATTTTCCAAAAAAATTAGCATCCCGCTCAAATCGCGGATTTACACTCATTGAACTCTTAGTCGTCATTGCAATCATCGCAATCTTGATTGCACTACTTCTTCCCGCGGTCCAACAGGCCAGGGAAGCTGCCCGCCGTTCGACTTGTAAAAACAGTCTGAAACAGATTGGACTGGCACTACATAATTACCACAACGCTCACAAAACTTATCCACCTGGATATATCGCTCGAGGAGTTACTCTAACAGATCGAAGTGATACAGAGACAGGCTCCGGATTTGCATGGGGAGTAATGCTATTGCCGTTTCTGGACCAGGCTCCCTTGTACAATCAACTTGATTTAAATTTAGATTGTACAGATAGCCCCAATATTGATCTTGCGGATGAAGCACTCCCCATTTTTCGCTGTGCTAGCGACCCTAATCAAGGGGTTTTTTCAGTCTCTGATGGATCAGTTAATTATCAACTTTCATCAGCAAATTATGTCGGTATCTTTGGCTATGGAAATCTGACTATGGCACCCGGAAATCCAACTGAGAAAGGAATTCTGTACCGCAATAGTAATGTCAAAGTTCGTGATCTCACCGACGGGGCGTCGAATACGATTGTTGTCGGAGAGCGTTCATATCAGCATCAATTTGTCGGGGCTAGCTCAACGATTCAGGCAGACTCTACATGGTATGCTGCGATTCCGGGAGTCATGCGACCGGCTGGTATGGCCATGGCCTCTATGATGGAAGGTCAAGCCTCATTAATCCTTGGGCACGTGGGGCAGGGAGGAACAATGATAATGCATCATCCCCCCAACACCACAAACCATATCGCAAATTTCTCCAGTAAGCACGAGGGAGGAGCCCATTTTCTTTTGGGCGACGGAAGAGTTCGTTTTCTCAGCGAAAACATGAACTACGAAACCTTTAAGAATTTGGGGACAATTGCTGATGGGAACGTTCTCGGGGAATTCTAA